One window of the Dermacentor andersoni chromosome 10, qqDerAnde1_hic_scaffold, whole genome shotgun sequence genome contains the following:
- the LOC126519198 gene encoding putative nuclease HARBI1 has product MAATIVALLECLGQPRRRIFRDAFDELTEEEFREHFRLSKRTVRWLCEQLEDAIGGLSTGGITTQDRVLCALRFFATGSFQRSIGSEVFVSMGQASVSESIHAVAEAITVVGRQQGWVSFPLTTGGKASAKAAFADRGRIPGVVACVDGTLIAIKQPEGLSPGETTGFMSRKGFYALNTMIVCDAHMRIVDIDPRFPGSSHDSYVWRHSPLLGHLTRNLRRGE; this is encoded by the exons ATGGCCGCTACTATCGTCGCGCTTTTGGAGTGTCTCGGGCAGCCTCGGCGACGCATCTTTCGGGACGCATTTGACGAGCTTACCGAGGAAGAGTTCCGCGAGCACTTCAGGCTCTCGAAACGCACTGTGCGCTGGCTCTGCGAGCAATTGGAAGACGCCATCGGTGGCCTTTCGACCGGTGGCATCACGACGCAAGACAGGGTGCTTTGTGCTCTCCGTTTCTTCGCGACGGGTAGCTTCCAAAGATCCATCGGCAGCGAAGTATTCGTATCCATGGGGCAGGCTTCCGTGAGCGAGAGCATTCACGCAGTTGCGGAAGCAATAACTGTGGTGGGCCGGCAACAGGGTTGGGTGAGCTTCCCGTTGACAACGGGCGGCAAGGCTAGTGCAAAGGCGGCCTTTGCGGATCGCGGCCGTATTCCCGGTGTAGTGGCCTGTGTCGACGGGACGCTCATAGCGATCAAACAGCCCGAAGGACTCAGCCCGGGCGAGACTACGGGCTTCATGTCAAGGAAAGGGTTCTACGCCTTGAATACCATGATC GTGTGTGATGCGCACATGCGCATCGTGGACATCGATCCCCGTTTCCCCGGATCCAGCCACGACTCCTACGTGTGGAGGCACTCACCACTGTTGGGCCACCTCACACGTAACCTGCGACGTGGAGAATAG